One genomic window of Luteitalea pratensis includes the following:
- the atpD gene encoding F0F1 ATP synthase subunit beta — protein sequence MANAIAEQHQVGRIVQIIGPVLDIEFEGGHLPSIYNAIRVRLPGVDGAEPTDIIAEVEQHLGEGRVRTVAMKPTDGLQRGMEALDLGAPITVPVGPATLGRVLNVLGEPVDYPDRPVVSEQHWPIHRAAPTLEEQSTRLEMFETGIKVIDLLEPYLQGGKIGLFGGAGVGKTVIIQELIHNIAIKHGGVSVFAGVGERTREGNDLWLEFQESGVINVDDPSKSRAALVYGQMTEPPGARLRVALTGLTVAEYFRDAEGKDVLLFIDNIFRFTQAGSEVSALLGRMPSAVGYQPTLATEMGEMQERITSTKKGSITSVQAIYVPADDYTDPAPATTFAHLDATTNLSRDIASLGIYPAVDPLASTSRILDPRILGEDHYAVARRVKQVLQRYKDLQDIIAILGLDELSEEDKLTVARARKIQFFLSQPFHVAEQFTGFKGKYVTIADTIAGFREIVDGKHDAVPEQAFYMVGTIAEALEKAASLKQ from the coding sequence ATGGCCAACGCTATCGCCGAACAGCACCAGGTCGGTCGCATCGTCCAGATCATCGGGCCGGTGCTCGACATCGAGTTCGAGGGGGGCCACCTCCCCTCGATCTACAACGCCATCCGCGTCCGACTGCCCGGGGTTGACGGCGCCGAGCCCACCGACATCATCGCGGAAGTCGAACAGCACCTCGGCGAGGGTCGCGTGCGCACGGTCGCGATGAAGCCGACCGACGGACTGCAGCGCGGAATGGAAGCGCTCGACCTCGGCGCGCCGATCACCGTCCCCGTCGGCCCGGCCACGCTCGGCCGCGTGCTGAACGTACTCGGCGAACCGGTGGACTACCCGGATCGCCCCGTCGTCTCCGAACAGCACTGGCCGATCCACCGGGCCGCGCCCACGCTCGAGGAGCAGTCGACCCGTCTGGAGATGTTCGAGACCGGGATCAAGGTCATCGACCTGCTCGAGCCGTACCTGCAGGGCGGCAAGATCGGCCTGTTCGGTGGCGCCGGCGTCGGCAAGACGGTCATCATCCAGGAACTGATCCACAACATCGCGATCAAGCACGGCGGCGTGTCGGTGTTTGCTGGCGTCGGCGAGCGCACCCGCGAGGGCAACGACCTCTGGCTGGAGTTCCAGGAGAGCGGCGTCATCAACGTCGACGATCCGTCCAAGTCACGCGCCGCGCTCGTCTACGGCCAGATGACCGAGCCGCCCGGCGCACGTCTGCGCGTGGCACTCACCGGCCTCACGGTCGCCGAGTACTTCCGCGACGCGGAAGGCAAGGACGTGCTGCTGTTCATCGACAACATCTTCCGGTTCACGCAGGCCGGGTCCGAGGTCTCGGCGCTCCTCGGCCGCATGCCGAGCGCGGTCGGCTATCAGCCGACGCTCGCCACCGAGATGGGCGAGATGCAGGAGCGCATCACTTCCACCAAGAAGGGCTCGATCACCTCGGTGCAGGCCATCTACGTGCCTGCCGACGACTACACCGACCCGGCGCCGGCGACGACGTTCGCCCACCTCGACGCGACGACCAACCTCTCGCGTGACATCGCGTCGCTCGGCATCTACCCGGCCGTCGATCCGCTCGCGTCGACGTCGCGCATCCTCGACCCGCGCATCCTCGGCGAGGATCACTACGCGGTCGCCCGCCGCGTCAAGCAGGTGTTGCAGCGCTACAAGGACCTGCAGGACATCATCGCGATCCTCGGCCTCGACGAGCTCTCGGAAGAGGACAAGCTGACGGTCGCCCGGGCCCGGAAGATCCAGTTCTTCCTCAGCCAGCCATTCCATGTGGCCGAGCAGTTCACCGGCTTCAAGGGCAAGTACGTGACCATTGCCGACACGATCGCCGGCTTCCGCGAAATCGTAGACGGCAAGCACGACGCCGTCCCGGAGCAGGCGTTCTATATGGTCGGCACCATCGCGGAGGCGCTCGAGAAGGCCGCCTCCCTGAAGCAGTAA
- the atpG gene encoding ATP synthase F1 subunit gamma, whose translation MPSLIDIRRRVRAVKSTQQITKAMKMVSASKLRRAQQRIIGARPYARQALRVMSSIARRVDPEAHPLLRESEVPGAPPLLIVISADRGLCGSFNSNILKKAATFLEDTPDRQVAMALIGRKARDFFVRRRVDVRYEAVNIFQLVKYSHAQELAASAIEAFAEGRVSSVYLLYNEFKSVMSQNVVIERLLPIPRLTPENGGVEGPQVDYLYEPSADELLKVIVPRHVEIQVYRALLESAAAEHAARMTAMDAATSNAQEMVDKLTLYMNKVRQAAITREIIEVVSGAQAL comes from the coding sequence ATGCCTTCCCTCATTGACATCCGTCGCCGGGTCCGTGCGGTCAAGTCGACGCAACAGATCACCAAGGCGATGAAGATGGTCTCGGCGAGCAAGTTGCGCCGGGCCCAGCAACGCATCATCGGCGCGCGACCGTACGCCCGGCAGGCGCTGCGGGTGATGAGCAGCATCGCCAGGCGCGTCGATCCCGAGGCGCATCCGCTGCTGCGTGAATCCGAGGTCCCCGGCGCACCGCCGCTGCTCATCGTGATCTCCGCGGACCGCGGCCTCTGTGGCAGCTTCAACAGCAACATCCTGAAGAAGGCCGCCACGTTCCTGGAGGACACGCCGGACCGGCAGGTCGCGATGGCGCTGATCGGCCGCAAGGCCCGCGACTTCTTCGTGCGCCGTCGCGTCGACGTCCGTTACGAGGCGGTCAACATCTTCCAGTTGGTGAAGTACTCGCACGCACAGGAACTGGCCGCATCCGCGATCGAGGCGTTCGCCGAAGGCCGCGTCAGTTCGGTGTACCTGCTGTACAACGAGTTCAAGTCGGTGATGAGCCAGAACGTGGTGATCGAGCGCCTGCTGCCGATCCCGCGCCTCACGCCCGAGAACGGCGGCGTCGAAGGTCCGCAGGTGGACTACCTGTACGAGCCGTCGGCCGACGAGTTGCTCAAGGTGATCGTGCCGCGACACGTGGAGATCCAGGTCTACCGCGCGCTGCTCGAGTCCGCGGCCGCCGAGCATGCCGCGCGGATGACCGCGATGGACGCCGCCACGAGCAACGCGCAGGAGATGGTCGACAAGCTGACGCTGTACATGAACAAGGTGCGGCAGGCCGCGATCACCCGCGAGATCATCGAAGTGGTATCCGGCGCGCAGGCGCTCTAG
- the atpA gene encoding F0F1 ATP synthase subunit alpha, with protein sequence MTIKADDISRIIREQIGGFQADVDVAEVGTVLSVGDAIARVQGIERCMAGEMIEFPHGVFGIALNLEEDSVGTVLLGEATRIREGDQVRRTGRIISVPVGEELLGRVVNALGQPVDGKGPINAERFDPIERIAPGVVDRQPVREPLQTGLKAIDGMVPIGRGQRELLIGDRQTGKTAVAVDTILNQKDTGVICIYVAIGQKQSTIAQVVRTLEENDALRYTIVVAAGASDPATMLYISPYSGCTMGEFFRDTGRHALVIYDDLSKHAQAYREISLLLRRPPGREAYPGDVFYLHSRLLERAAKLNDSMGGGSLTALPIIETQAGDLSAYIPTNVISITDGQIFLESDLFHQGVRPAINVGNSVSRVGGSAQIKAMRKVAGSLRLDLAQYRALAAFAQFGSDLDKATQQQLHRGVRLVEVLKQPQYQPLTAASQVAILWVATRGHLDAVDLTDVGEWEKGFHAYLAARRPGILAAITEQKDISKDIEAELLSATEEYQKDFTTRIKPAGVA encoded by the coding sequence ATGACGATCAAAGCAGACGACATCTCCCGCATCATCCGCGAGCAGATCGGCGGCTTCCAGGCCGACGTGGACGTGGCCGAAGTCGGCACCGTGCTCTCCGTCGGTGACGCCATCGCCCGCGTCCAGGGCATCGAGCGGTGCATGGCCGGCGAGATGATCGAGTTCCCGCACGGCGTGTTCGGTATCGCCCTCAACCTCGAGGAAGACTCGGTCGGCACGGTGCTGCTCGGGGAAGCCACCAGGATCCGTGAGGGTGACCAGGTCCGCCGCACCGGCCGGATCATTTCGGTCCCGGTAGGCGAAGAGCTGCTCGGCCGAGTGGTGAACGCGCTCGGACAGCCAGTCGACGGCAAGGGCCCGATCAACGCTGAACGGTTCGACCCGATCGAACGCATCGCGCCTGGCGTTGTCGACCGCCAGCCGGTCCGCGAGCCACTGCAGACCGGGCTCAAGGCGATCGACGGGATGGTGCCGATCGGCCGCGGCCAGCGCGAGTTGCTGATCGGCGACCGCCAGACCGGCAAGACCGCCGTCGCCGTCGACACGATCCTGAACCAGAAGGACACCGGCGTCATCTGCATCTACGTCGCGATCGGCCAGAAGCAGTCGACGATCGCGCAGGTCGTGCGCACGCTCGAGGAGAACGACGCGCTGCGTTACACGATCGTTGTCGCCGCGGGCGCGTCCGACCCGGCGACGATGCTGTACATCAGCCCGTACTCGGGCTGCACGATGGGCGAGTTCTTCCGCGACACGGGTCGTCACGCCCTCGTGATCTACGACGACCTCTCCAAGCACGCGCAGGCCTACCGTGAAATCTCGCTGCTGCTCCGTCGTCCACCAGGACGCGAGGCGTATCCGGGCGACGTGTTCTACCTGCACTCGCGCCTGCTCGAGCGCGCGGCCAAGCTGAACGACAGCATGGGCGGCGGCTCGCTGACCGCGCTGCCGATCATCGAGACGCAGGCCGGCGACCTCTCGGCCTACATCCCGACCAACGTGATCTCGATCACCGACGGCCAGATCTTCCTCGAGAGCGACCTGTTCCACCAGGGCGTCCGGCCTGCCATCAACGTCGGCAACTCGGTGTCGCGCGTCGGCGGCTCGGCCCAGATCAAGGCGATGCGCAAGGTGGCCGGGTCGCTGCGCCTCGACCTCGCGCAGTACCGCGCGCTGGCGGCGTTCGCGCAGTTCGGCAGCGACCTCGACAAGGCGACGCAGCAGCAGTTGCACCGTGGCGTCCGGCTGGTCGAGGTCCTCAAGCAGCCGCAGTACCAGCCGCTCACCGCGGCCAGCCAGGTGGCCATCCTGTGGGTGGCGACGCGCGGCCACCTCGACGCCGTCGATCTGACCGATGTGGGCGAGTGGGAGAAGGGCTTCCACGCCTACCTCGCCGCGCGGCGGCCGGGGATCCTCGCGGCCATCACCGAGCAGAAGGACATCAGCAAGGACATCGAGGCCGAGTTGCTCTCCGCGACCGAGGAGTACCAGAAGGACTTCACCACCCGGATCAAGCCAGCGGGAGTTGCGTAG
- the atpH gene encoding ATP synthase F1 subunit delta — MTSLDAKRAGRALFQATQPKGAARATLDSLEQFAALLGQEAELRDALMSVFVPADRKMAAITQVAELLGTAPAARQTLLILAQMRQPAGLFGIIKELKALVNRAERRVDAEITTAVPMSGAQVDRLRDALSQATDQHVTVTTRVDPGIIGGAVTRVGTLVYDGSLARQLARIKEQFVQQG; from the coding sequence ATGACGTCGCTCGACGCCAAGCGCGCCGGCCGGGCGCTGTTTCAGGCCACGCAACCCAAGGGCGCAGCGCGCGCCACGCTCGACAGCCTCGAGCAATTCGCGGCGCTCCTCGGCCAAGAGGCCGAGCTCCGCGACGCGCTGATGTCCGTGTTCGTGCCTGCCGACCGGAAGATGGCCGCCATCACGCAGGTGGCCGAGTTGCTGGGTACCGCACCGGCGGCCCGTCAGACGCTGTTGATCCTGGCGCAGATGCGCCAACCGGCCGGCCTGTTCGGGATCATCAAGGAACTCAAGGCGCTCGTGAACCGCGCCGAGCGGCGCGTCGATGCCGAGATCACGACCGCGGTGCCGATGAGCGGCGCGCAGGTGGACCGCCTGCGCGACGCGCTGTCGCAGGCGACCGACCAGCACGTGACGGTCACGACCCGCGTCGACCCCGGGATCATCGGCGGCGCCGTGACTCGCGTCGGCACTCTCGTGTACGACGGCAGCCTTGCCCGCCAGCTGGCCCGCATCAAGGAGCAGTTCGTCCAGCAGGGCTGA
- a CDS encoding ATP synthase F0 subunit B: MPLPTMGKLEHPKTSSPFVVVLLAGVVVLVAAGAYAQPAEPAGPSTPAHAEPASVGQSDAKADHAAPDAGHAAPAGEQAAPAGAHAPAAPHGESHGESIWVTLARIANFAILAGILYWFGRKPVAEHLAARGAQIRKDLVDAAEMRATASARLSEIESKLAALPGELEQMRARSAEELAAERTRIRAAAETERDRLVEQARREIASQTRNARAELRAHAAALAVDVADARLRSTLTPAEQSALVDQYASQMRNVQ; encoded by the coding sequence ATGCCGCTGCCGACGATGGGAAAGCTGGAGCACCCGAAGACGAGTTCCCCGTTTGTCGTGGTCTTGCTCGCGGGTGTCGTGGTCCTGGTTGCCGCTGGTGCGTACGCCCAGCCCGCCGAACCCGCAGGGCCCTCTACCCCCGCGCACGCCGAACCCGCCTCCGTGGGTCAGTCCGACGCGAAGGCCGATCACGCCGCACCGGATGCCGGCCACGCTGCGCCGGCCGGTGAGCAAGCCGCGCCCGCTGGCGCCCATGCTCCCGCCGCCCCGCACGGCGAGTCGCACGGTGAGAGCATCTGGGTCACTCTCGCCCGCATCGCCAATTTCGCGATCCTGGCGGGCATCCTCTACTGGTTCGGGCGCAAGCCGGTTGCCGAGCATCTGGCCGCTCGTGGCGCGCAGATCCGCAAGGACCTCGTCGATGCCGCGGAGATGCGCGCGACGGCGAGCGCGCGCCTGTCCGAGATCGAGTCCAAGCTGGCCGCGTTGCCGGGCGAGCTCGAACAGATGCGTGCACGAAGCGCCGAGGAGCTCGCAGCCGAGCGGACCCGAATCCGCGCTGCGGCAGAGACCGAGCGCGACCGACTCGTGGAGCAGGCGCGTCGCGAAATCGCGTCGCAGACCCGCAACGCCCGCGCCGAGTTGCGCGCCCACGCGGCGGCGCTCGCAGTCGACGTCGCCGATGCCAGGCTGCGCAGCACGCTGACGCCCGCCGAGCAGTCGGCCCTGGTGGACCAGTACGCCAGCCAGATGAGGAACGTGCAATGA
- a CDS encoding ATP synthase F0 subunit B has protein sequence MLPDLLVLWVIALVLLLTVILQQLFFKPLLRVMHAREEAVRSARALAERSAAEARRASEEFDSRTTAARAEFHRELDDMRKRGQDERASLITAAREQADADLAQARVALAADTAAAKTQLELDAQQLGEQLADRLAGRTR, from the coding sequence GTGTTACCGGACCTGTTGGTCCTGTGGGTCATTGCGCTCGTGCTACTGCTGACGGTCATCCTTCAGCAGTTGTTCTTCAAGCCACTCCTTCGCGTGATGCACGCGCGCGAGGAGGCGGTCCGGTCGGCGCGCGCGCTGGCGGAGCGCAGCGCGGCCGAGGCGCGCCGAGCGAGCGAAGAGTTCGACTCCAGGACGACCGCCGCCAGGGCCGAATTCCACCGCGAGCTCGACGACATGAGGAAGCGTGGCCAGGACGAGCGCGCCTCGTTGATTACCGCTGCCCGCGAACAGGCCGACGCCGACCTGGCGCAGGCTCGCGTCGCATTGGCAGCGGACACCGCTGCCGCAAAGACCCAGCTCGAGCTGGATGCCCAGCAACTCGGCGAGCAACTCGCCGACCGTCTCGCGGGACGCACACGCTGA
- a CDS encoding ParB/RepB/Spo0J family partition protein yields the protein MAPKPERRPALGRGLSALIPEKPAVPVAPPVAVVEARQPQREVDLDLIDPNPLQPRTRFDDVKLQELAESISSAGLVQPIVVRRKGERFEIVAGERRWRAAQIAGLLKLPVHVSDVSDEKLLQTALIENIQREDLNPIEEAQAYKRMGDESGLTQEQIAVAVGKDRASIANYLRLLRLPEQVRARVASGELSMGHARALLAVEDTATLLKAVDRVVASGMSVRATEALARKLSAPPPIDVAKPDVAEKDVHTRQAEERLRVVLGTRVHIQRKGKGGRVEIEFVNEDELIRLYEYLVER from the coding sequence GTGGCACCGAAACCTGAACGTCGTCCTGCACTCGGGCGAGGGCTCAGCGCCCTCATCCCCGAAAAACCGGCCGTGCCGGTCGCGCCTCCGGTAGCTGTCGTTGAGGCCAGGCAACCACAACGGGAGGTAGACCTCGATCTGATCGACCCCAACCCGTTGCAGCCTCGGACTCGGTTCGACGACGTGAAGTTGCAGGAATTGGCCGAGTCGATCAGCAGCGCAGGCTTGGTGCAGCCGATCGTCGTGCGCCGCAAGGGCGAGCGCTTCGAGATCGTCGCCGGCGAGCGCCGGTGGCGGGCAGCACAGATCGCGGGCCTGCTGAAGCTGCCGGTTCACGTCTCCGACGTCAGCGACGAGAAACTGCTCCAGACCGCGCTGATCGAGAACATCCAGCGCGAGGACCTGAATCCCATCGAGGAAGCGCAGGCCTACAAGCGCATGGGCGACGAATCCGGCCTCACGCAGGAGCAGATTGCTGTCGCGGTGGGCAAGGATCGCGCCTCGATCGCCAATTACCTGCGGTTGCTCCGTCTGCCCGAGCAGGTGCGCGCCCGCGTCGCTTCCGGAGAGCTCTCGATGGGGCACGCGCGTGCGCTGCTGGCCGTGGAAGACACCGCGACCCTGCTCAAGGCGGTGGACCGCGTGGTCGCGAGCGGGATGTCGGTCCGCGCCACCGAAGCGCTCGCCCGGAAGCTGTCCGCGCCTCCGCCGATTGACGTGGCAAAGCCCGACGTTGCCGAGAAGGACGTCCACACGCGCCAGGCCGAGGAGCGACTGCGTGTCGTGCTCGGCACCCGCGTGCACATCCAGCGCAAGGGCAAGGGCGGCCGCGTCGAGATCGAATTCGTCAACGAAGACGAACTCATTCGCCTGTACGAGTACTTGGTCGAAAGGTAA
- a CDS encoding ParA family protein, producing the protein MSKIIAVSNQKGGVGKTTTTINLAASLAMADQRVLVVDMDPQGNLTSGLGQKAGTEHTVYEALLGHGELPILQTPVDLLHLVPADRHLAGAEVELVPLEERERRLRKLLATVRDRYDFILIDTPPSLGLLTLNALVAADTVLIPLHCEYFALEGLADLMATLSRIGNSLNPGLDVEGVVLTMYGDRTNLGAQVAREIRQFFEEKVFNTVIPRNVRLAEAPSHGLPVLLYDPRSRGAEAYVALSHELLSRNGAAPRRAASAKA; encoded by the coding sequence ATGAGCAAGATCATCGCGGTGTCCAACCAGAAGGGTGGGGTCGGCAAGACCACCACCACGATCAACCTCGCCGCGTCGCTTGCGATGGCCGATCAGCGCGTCCTCGTCGTCGACATGGATCCGCAGGGGAATCTCACCAGCGGCCTGGGCCAGAAGGCGGGGACCGAGCACACGGTGTACGAGGCACTGCTCGGGCACGGCGAGTTGCCGATTCTCCAGACGCCAGTGGACCTGCTTCATCTCGTTCCCGCCGACCGTCATCTGGCCGGAGCGGAAGTGGAATTGGTGCCCCTCGAGGAACGTGAGCGCCGCCTGCGCAAACTCCTGGCAACCGTGCGGGACCGCTACGACTTCATCCTCATCGATACGCCCCCATCGCTCGGGTTGCTGACTCTCAATGCGCTGGTGGCGGCCGACACGGTCCTGATCCCGTTGCACTGCGAGTATTTTGCGCTCGAGGGACTGGCGGACCTGATGGCGACGTTGTCCAGGATCGGCAACAGTCTCAACCCTGGTCTCGACGTGGAGGGAGTCGTGTTGACCATGTACGGGGATCGCACGAATCTCGGCGCCCAAGTCGCCAGGGAGATCCGGCAGTTCTTCGAAGAGAAGGTCTTCAACACGGTCATCCCCCGAAATGTTCGCCTGGCGGAAGCGCCGAGCCACGGGTTACCCGTCCTGCTGTACGACCCCCGGTCGCGTGGCGCCGAGGCCTACGTCGCCCTTTCCCATGAACTCCTGTCCCGCAATGGCGCGGCGCCTCGTCGCGCCGCGTCCGCGAAGGCCTGA
- a CDS encoding 16S rRNA (guanine(527)-N(7))-methyltransferase RsmG, whose amino-acid sequence MTVVGVRAAHMHDARKRVERRLAKVGGRLPDSQVEQLVDYLLLLDRWNRRMNLTALDDPDAAVDRLIVEPILAAAAIADDARILVDIGSGGGSPAIPLKIARPELALTMIEVKTRKSVFLREVVRHLALAMCTVETARFEQVLSRPSLFSAVDVVSIRAVRAETEQLRLFGAALRPGGQQLWFLSGAQPAPVVPLPLRVERDFPLVESLRSRLLVIRKAA is encoded by the coding sequence ATGACGGTTGTCGGCGTACGCGCTGCGCACATGCACGACGCACGAAAGCGGGTCGAACGTCGGCTGGCAAAGGTCGGGGGGCGGTTGCCAGACTCGCAGGTCGAGCAACTGGTCGACTACCTGCTCTTGCTTGACCGATGGAATCGGCGCATGAACCTCACGGCGCTGGACGACCCGGATGCAGCTGTTGATCGCCTGATTGTCGAACCCATCCTTGCGGCGGCCGCGATCGCGGACGACGCACGCATCCTCGTCGATATCGGATCTGGTGGCGGGTCACCGGCCATACCCCTGAAGATTGCGAGGCCCGAACTGGCCCTGACGATGATCGAGGTCAAGACGCGGAAGTCCGTGTTTCTGCGGGAGGTCGTACGTCATCTGGCACTGGCCATGTGCACGGTAGAGACCGCACGGTTCGAGCAGGTCCTGTCCAGACCCTCCCTGTTTTCTGCCGTGGATGTCGTTTCTATCCGGGCCGTCAGGGCGGAAACAGAGCAATTGCGTCTATTTGGCGCCGCATTGCGGCCAGGCGGTCAACAGTTGTGGTTCTTGAGTGGTGCGCAACCTGCGCCAGTGGTGCCCCTGCCGCTGCGGGTCGAACGCGATTTTCCTCTCGTGGAGTCGCTTCGAAGCCGCCTGCTGGTGATCCGAAAAGCCGCCTGA
- the mnmG gene encoding tRNA uridine-5-carboxymethylaminomethyl(34) synthesis enzyme MnmG has product MTDSLDRADVVVIGAGHAGIEAAWAASRLGATVVVCTLAPSTVGQMPCNPAIGGTAKGHLVREIDALGGLMGQAIDATGIQFRLLNRSRGPAVWSPRAQADKRLYAEALLERLEWAPGVTMLYGQVSELIVQREAVRGVRLEGGHCLEAAQVVVTTGTFLDGLIHVGREQRRAGRYDEPAAVALAASIRSLGLAGGRLKTGTPPRVHRRSIDFSALTAQAGDEEPVPFSFQTAELPQPQVCCHTTRTNERVHRLVRASVADSPLYNGQITGIGPRYCPSLEDKVMRFPDKEAHQVFLEPEGLDVDEIYINGFSMSLPAEVQHAVVRALPGLGDAELIRPGYAVEYDFIQPTSLHHTLEVKTIGGLYFAGQINGTSGYEEAAAQGWVAGVNAGLRATNRPPIVLGRHESYVGILVDDLVTRGCLEPYRMFTSRAEHRLRLRIDNADLRLTPIGRSLGTVSDERWARFETRRQRYTTNTTRLQSTLVRIGSGDRVAAAEALRNPSIRLSDLVRTESALGLDLDPLTPTLDIASLDADCRYVGYVRRQEQEVLRAERYASQRVPVHFSFTDLPGLSRELQQRLTEVRPTTVAMAGSVSGMTPAALALVSAAISRRTLSATVAADDISSGGSPD; this is encoded by the coding sequence ATGACTGACTCATTGGATCGCGCAGACGTGGTCGTGATTGGCGCCGGTCACGCGGGCATCGAGGCCGCGTGGGCCGCGTCGCGGCTTGGCGCGACGGTCGTGGTCTGCACCTTAGCGCCCTCAACAGTAGGGCAAATGCCCTGTAATCCAGCGATCGGCGGAACTGCCAAGGGTCACCTGGTGCGTGAAATCGATGCGCTCGGTGGTTTGATGGGCCAGGCCATCGACGCGACCGGCATCCAGTTCAGGCTCCTGAACCGCAGCCGTGGCCCCGCCGTCTGGTCGCCGCGTGCGCAAGCGGACAAGCGGCTGTACGCCGAAGCCCTCCTCGAGCGCCTCGAGTGGGCTCCCGGCGTCACGATGTTGTATGGGCAGGTCTCCGAGCTCATCGTGCAGCGTGAGGCCGTCCGTGGCGTTCGCCTGGAGGGCGGCCACTGCCTCGAAGCCGCACAGGTCGTGGTGACGACGGGGACGTTCCTGGACGGGTTGATCCATGTCGGTCGCGAGCAGCGCCGGGCGGGCCGATACGACGAACCCGCAGCGGTCGCACTTGCCGCGTCCATCAGATCGCTGGGCTTGGCAGGGGGACGGCTGAAGACGGGCACGCCGCCACGCGTTCACAGGCGATCGATCGACTTCTCGGCGCTGACGGCACAGGCCGGCGACGAGGAACCTGTCCCGTTCTCCTTCCAGACCGCGGAACTGCCGCAGCCGCAAGTGTGCTGTCACACGACGCGGACGAACGAGCGCGTCCATCGGCTGGTTCGTGCGTCGGTCGCGGACTCACCTCTATATAACGGTCAGATCACAGGGATAGGCCCGCGGTATTGCCCTTCGCTCGAGGACAAGGTCATGCGCTTCCCCGACAAGGAGGCGCATCAGGTCTTCCTCGAGCCCGAAGGCCTGGACGTGGACGAGATCTACATCAACGGCTTCTCGATGAGCCTGCCTGCCGAGGTGCAGCACGCGGTGGTTCGCGCGCTGCCAGGTCTTGGGGACGCCGAACTGATCCGGCCCGGTTACGCCGTCGAGTACGACTTCATCCAGCCAACGAGCCTTCACCACACGCTGGAAGTGAAAACGATTGGAGGGCTGTACTTCGCCGGCCAGATCAACGGCACCTCCGGATACGAAGAGGCCGCCGCCCAAGGGTGGGTGGCTGGCGTCAACGCCGGCCTGAGGGCGACCAACCGGCCGCCAATCGTCCTCGGACGGCACGAAAGCTATGTCGGCATCCTCGTCGACGACCTCGTCACGCGTGGGTGCCTCGAGCCTTACCGGATGTTCACGTCGCGGGCCGAGCACCGGCTGCGGCTGCGCATCGACAACGCCGATTTGCGCCTCACGCCGATTGGGCGTTCCCTTGGCACCGTGTCCGACGAGCGCTGGGCGCGGTTCGAAACCAGGCGGCAGCGGTACACGACGAACACGACCCGCCTGCAGTCCACCCTGGTCAGGATTGGCTCCGGCGACCGCGTCGCCGCGGCTGAGGCGCTGCGCAACCCGTCCATTCGACTGTCCGACCTGGTCAGGACGGAATCCGCGCTCGGACTGGACCTCGACCCGCTGACCCCCACACTCGACATCGCCAGCCTGGACGCTGATTGCCGGTACGTCGGCTACGTCCGGCGACAGGAGCAGGAAGTCCTGCGGGCAGAACGCTATGCATCGCAGCGCGTGCCCGTTCACTTCTCGTTCACCGATCTCCCCGGGTTGTCGCGGGAGTTGCAGCAGCGCCTGACGGAAGTCCGGCCGACGACGGTGGCCATGGCCGGATCGGTGTCGGGCATGACTCCAGCAGCACTCGCCCTGGTCTCGGCGGCTATTTCGCGGCGGACCCTGTCGGCCACGGTCGCTGCGGACGACATCTCTTCTGGAGGCTCGCCGGACTGA